The Thermonema lapsum genome window below encodes:
- the murG gene encoding undecaprenyldiphospho-muramoylpentapeptide beta-N-acetylglucosaminyltransferase encodes MKRVIISGGGTGGHIFPALAIADALKEQFPSVDILFIGAKNRMEMERVPKAGYPIEGLDIVGIQRSLTLRNLQVPVKLWKSYRRAQQIIAEKKPEVVIGVGGYASAPTLLAAIGAGVPTLIQEQNSYAGLTNRWLGKYAHKICVAYPGMEQFFPADKVVYTGNPVRKDILQLPTRAEALQALGLKANAPVLLVMGGSLGARVINESICAQIRRFADNGIQVIWQTGKHFIEKARQAVEEQQAGEWVHPTAFIERMDYVYSTAHVIISRAGALSISELCVVGKPAILVPSPYVAEDHQTKNAMALVQRQAAKMVSEAQAPAFLVSDALALLHSPAEQALLSENIRQMARPNATQHIVQCIKSLVSSTAS; translated from the coding sequence ATGAAACGAGTCATCATCAGCGGAGGCGGCACCGGAGGGCACATATTCCCTGCACTGGCAATAGCCGATGCACTCAAAGAACAATTTCCTTCGGTCGATATATTGTTTATCGGCGCAAAAAATCGCATGGAAATGGAGCGAGTCCCCAAAGCCGGCTATCCTATTGAGGGACTCGACATCGTAGGTATTCAACGCAGCTTGACCTTGCGCAACCTGCAGGTACCAGTCAAGCTATGGAAGAGTTACCGACGTGCGCAGCAAATCATTGCCGAAAAGAAACCGGAGGTGGTCATTGGCGTGGGGGGCTATGCCAGCGCCCCTACGCTGCTGGCTGCTATCGGAGCGGGGGTACCTACCCTCATTCAAGAGCAAAACTCTTATGCCGGGCTTACCAACCGCTGGCTGGGAAAGTATGCCCATAAAATATGTGTAGCCTATCCCGGCATGGAGCAGTTCTTTCCTGCCGATAAGGTGGTTTACACCGGTAACCCCGTGCGAAAGGATATTTTGCAGCTGCCTACACGCGCCGAAGCGCTACAAGCCTTAGGACTCAAAGCCAACGCCCCCGTACTCTTGGTGATGGGTGGCAGTTTAGGTGCACGCGTCATCAACGAAAGCATTTGTGCGCAGATTCGCCGCTTTGCCGACAATGGCATTCAAGTGATTTGGCAAACAGGCAAACACTTCATAGAAAAAGCCCGTCAAGCAGTAGAAGAACAGCAAGCAGGCGAATGGGTACACCCTACCGCTTTCATTGAGCGCATGGATTATGTGTACAGCACTGCCCACGTGATTATTTCTCGAGCTGGCGCACTTTCTATCTCCGAGCTTTGTGTGGTAGGCAAGCCCGCTATTTTGGTTCCTTCACCCTATGTGGCTGAAGACCACCAAACAAAAAACGCCATGGCATTGGTGCAGCGCCAAGCCGCCAAGATGGTGAGCGAAGCGCAAGCCCCCGCTTTTTTGGTCAGCGATGCGCTTGCGCTGCTTCATTCACCAGCAGAGCAAGCCCTTCTAAGCGAAAATATCAGGCAGATGGCACGCCCCAATGCCACACAGCACATCGTGCAGTGCATCAAATCGCTTGTGTCGAGTACTGCTTCATAG
- a CDS encoding cupin-like domain-containing protein, translated as MQTKKLPLHAIERISVKEKERFQEMFLKPCKPCVFTDLSRDWPAYTKWTYDYFKQLAGHVMVDLYNNLPAAPDKSCMAPDARMTFGEYLDLIEREPTDLRIFLFNLMKYAPQLKEDYRVPDVATGFLKELPFLFFGGTGSIVHMHYDIDMSHVFLTQFKGVKRVVLFAPEYTPFLYHLPFTVQSYVNVNEPDFEQYPALRYVQGYECYLEYGDTLFIPAGYWHYIEYVEGGFGMSLRALNPSWIKRLEGAANLFVKMPLDNFLRKYFTQTWYKYKHRKAFERAEKAMKQYSTQAI; from the coding sequence ATGCAAACTAAGAAGCTTCCTCTACATGCCATTGAGCGCATTTCGGTCAAGGAAAAAGAACGCTTTCAGGAAATGTTTTTGAAGCCGTGCAAGCCATGCGTTTTCACAGACCTGAGCCGTGATTGGCCTGCCTATACCAAGTGGACCTATGATTACTTCAAACAGCTGGCAGGGCATGTGATGGTGGATTTGTACAACAACTTGCCGGCTGCCCCTGACAAAAGTTGCATGGCGCCGGATGCCCGCATGACCTTCGGCGAGTATTTGGATTTGATTGAACGCGAACCCACCGACCTACGTATTTTTCTGTTCAATTTGATGAAATATGCGCCACAGCTGAAAGAAGACTACCGAGTGCCAGACGTAGCAACGGGCTTTCTCAAAGAGTTACCCTTCCTTTTCTTTGGTGGCACAGGCTCTATTGTACACATGCACTACGATATTGATATGTCGCATGTGTTTTTGACACAGTTTAAAGGGGTGAAGCGGGTAGTGCTTTTTGCCCCAGAGTACACTCCTTTTTTGTATCATCTGCCGTTTACTGTACAGTCATACGTCAATGTAAATGAACCAGATTTTGAGCAATATCCAGCTTTGCGTTATGTGCAAGGCTATGAGTGTTATTTGGAATATGGCGACACACTCTTCATCCCCGCTGGTTATTGGCATTACATTGAATATGTAGAAGGGGGCTTCGGCATGAGTTTGCGCGCCTTGAACCCCTCGTGGATAAAACGTTTAGAAGGAGCAGCCAACTTATTTGTCAAAATGCCTTTGGATAACTTCCTGCGCAAATATTTTACACAGACATGGTACAAGTACAAGCACCGTAAAGCTTTTGAGCGTGCAGAAAAAGCTATGAAGCAGTACTCGACACAAGCGATTTGA
- the murC gene encoding UDP-N-acetylmuramate--L-alanine ligase, with protein sequence MKLMTPYFMKPLEEYTHVYFLGIGGIGMSALAQWCQSQGMHVAGYDRTPSAVSCMLESQGIPVTYSDDAEHIPIDFRNSSKVLAVYTPAIPQEHPQLQYFRTHGFDIIKRAALLGLISRSKRLIAVAGTHGKTTTTAMIAHILKQTEVPVTAFVGGIMRNYQNNLLLSQAADAWIVAEADEYDRSFLHLHPTLAVVTNIEADHLDIYGSEQAIIDSFEAFLKNIQDKGTLIAHEGVSARPPQGLHTLRYGTSLHCQYSIKELRYENEQLYFDLNISTQEQHTLRLLVPGEHNALNATAAFAVAQQIGIAPASIIDALSSFQGVKRRSEIWYRSPQYVLVDDYAHHPTEIENTLRTMRALYPQRQLLAVFQPHLYTRTRDFAAAFGKALGLADQVMLTPIYPARETPIEGVDSRLIARYCPVSARVVAPTESIEAVFEEWLPQATPPLTIIVMGAGNIEQHLPNFLNLLKTLEHEQA encoded by the coding sequence ATGAAACTAATGACCCCTTATTTCATGAAACCGCTCGAAGAATATACCCATGTGTACTTTTTAGGCATTGGAGGCATTGGCATGAGCGCGCTTGCCCAGTGGTGCCAAAGCCAAGGCATGCATGTGGCTGGTTATGATCGCACCCCTTCGGCAGTTAGCTGCATGCTTGAAAGCCAAGGCATTCCCGTCACGTATTCAGACGATGCAGAACATATTCCCATAGACTTTCGCAATAGCAGTAAGGTGCTGGCAGTTTACACGCCCGCTATCCCACAAGAGCACCCTCAACTTCAGTACTTCCGTACGCACGGTTTCGACATCATCAAACGAGCTGCTTTGTTGGGGCTTATCAGCCGTTCGAAGCGTCTCATTGCCGTGGCAGGCACGCATGGCAAAACCACGACCACCGCTATGATTGCCCATATCTTAAAACAAACGGAGGTGCCTGTAACTGCCTTTGTCGGGGGCATCATGCGCAACTACCAAAACAACCTGCTGCTTTCGCAAGCCGCCGATGCATGGATTGTAGCCGAAGCAGACGAATATGACCGTTCTTTTTTGCACTTACATCCTACGCTGGCAGTAGTTACAAACATAGAAGCAGACCATTTGGATATATACGGTAGCGAACAAGCCATTATTGACTCTTTTGAGGCTTTCCTCAAAAATATACAAGACAAGGGCACCCTTATTGCACACGAGGGTGTAAGTGCGCGTCCTCCGCAAGGCTTACACACACTGCGCTACGGGACGTCGCTCCATTGTCAATATAGCATAAAGGAGCTGCGCTATGAAAATGAGCAGCTTTATTTCGACTTGAACATTTCCACCCAAGAGCAGCACACCCTGCGCTTGCTGGTTCCCGGCGAACACAATGCCCTGAATGCCACAGCTGCTTTTGCCGTTGCCCAGCAGATAGGCATTGCCCCCGCTTCCATTATCGATGCACTTTCTTCTTTTCAGGGTGTAAAACGCCGTTCTGAAATATGGTATCGCTCCCCGCAGTATGTGCTTGTAGATGATTATGCACACCACCCTACTGAAATAGAAAATACCTTACGAACCATGCGGGCGCTATACCCTCAACGGCAGCTGCTGGCAGTCTTTCAACCACATCTTTATACACGCACCCGCGACTTCGCAGCTGCCTTCGGCAAAGCCTTGGGGCTTGCCGACCAAGTGATGCTTACGCCGATATATCCGGCACGCGAAACCCCTATTGAGGGGGTCGACAGTCGGCTGATTGCCCGATATTGCCCGGTGAGTGCCCGGGTAGTAGCTCCCACCGAATCTATAGAAGCAGTCTTTGAGGAATGGCTGCCCCAAGCCACCCCGCCTCTAACCATAATAGTAATGGGCGCCGGCAACATAGAACAACATTTGCCAAATTTTTTAAATTTGCTTAAAACACTCGAACATGAGCAAGCGTAG
- a CDS encoding cell division protein FtsQ/DivIB yields MSKRRLKPWVQWLLTFLGMSLLIAAISKNYDEQSCQKVVVRFFPKIQDGTFLTEEDIRELLNRKGGIFLLGEKYKNLSLKQLEEQVKSNPYVEACNIYRDLAGNLFVEVHMVEPIARFYNPVGKDYYWSIEGKIIPFNSRYTPRVPVITREGEEQPPQAEKYENDAQLLALMQFIHTHPFWQACISQVHIDKKQDVWLYPQIGGQAIHVGNIKDISNIFAKLKILYDTILPIQGWYRYRKVDIRFERQIICE; encoded by the coding sequence ATGAGCAAGCGTAGGCTTAAGCCTTGGGTGCAGTGGTTGCTCACCTTCTTGGGAATGAGTCTTCTGATAGCCGCCATCAGCAAAAACTATGATGAGCAGAGCTGTCAAAAGGTCGTCGTTCGTTTCTTTCCCAAAATCCAAGACGGCACCTTCCTCACCGAAGAAGATATTCGAGAATTGCTGAACCGTAAAGGGGGCATTTTTCTGCTTGGAGAAAAATATAAAAACCTGAGTTTGAAACAGCTGGAAGAACAGGTAAAGAGCAACCCTTATGTGGAAGCATGCAATATATACCGCGACTTAGCAGGTAATCTCTTTGTGGAAGTGCATATGGTAGAACCTATCGCCCGCTTTTACAATCCCGTTGGCAAAGACTATTATTGGAGCATAGAGGGTAAAATCATACCCTTCAATTCACGCTATACCCCCCGCGTGCCAGTTATTACACGCGAAGGAGAAGAGCAGCCTCCCCAAGCGGAAAAATACGAAAACGATGCCCAGCTCCTTGCCCTCATGCAATTTATTCATACTCATCCTTTCTGGCAAGCTTGCATCAGTCAAGTGCATATAGACAAAAAACAGGATGTTTGGCTCTATCCCCAAATAGGCGGGCAAGCCATTCATGTAGGAAATATAAAAGACATAAGTAATATATTTGCAAAACTCAAAATTTTATACGATACTATACTTCCCATTCAAGGGTGGTATCGCTATCGCAAAGTAGATATCAGGTTTGAACGTCAAATCATTTGTGAATAA
- the ftsA gene encoding cell division protein FtsA — protein MSKDKIVVGLDIGSTKICALVGRKDKYGKVEILGMGKAPSEGVIRGFVANIDKTVYAITQAIQEAEKQSGINIRVVNVGIAGQHIKSIRQRGSITRESTQDEISAEDVNRLINDMYKIPTPPGTEIIHVMPQDFIVDHEVGIKEPVGMSGVKLEANFHIITAQTTAINNIRRCVQKAGLEIENLILEPVASSMAVLADEEKEAGVALVDIGGGTTDLAVFYDGIIRHTAVIPFGGAIITEDIRQGCNVMRNQAELLKIRFGKAISEEASENEVVSIPGIRNRAPKEISVKNLALIIEARMSEIIALVHQQILKSGFEHLPAGIVITGGGSMLAYCSELFTYLTGMEVRVGYPTEHLSKHNIELVKNPMYATTVGLVLASFQALDYREESYQLYSQAHDKNSLRTSNKKEESSSKKKSNDFFKKLLEKTKGLLLDDFDENDTF, from the coding sequence ATGTCAAAAGATAAAATCGTTGTAGGCTTAGACATCGGAAGTACTAAAATATGCGCGCTGGTTGGGCGCAAAGACAAGTACGGCAAAGTAGAAATCTTGGGTATGGGCAAAGCGCCTTCCGAAGGCGTCATCCGTGGTTTTGTTGCCAACATAGACAAGACCGTCTATGCCATTACCCAAGCCATCCAAGAAGCAGAGAAGCAATCGGGCATCAACATCCGCGTTGTGAATGTGGGCATTGCCGGGCAGCACATCAAAAGCATTCGACAGCGCGGCAGCATCACCCGAGAATCCACCCAAGACGAAATCTCGGCAGAAGACGTCAACCGTCTTATCAATGACATGTACAAGATTCCCACGCCTCCCGGCACCGAAATCATTCATGTCATGCCACAAGATTTTATCGTAGACCACGAGGTGGGCATCAAAGAGCCCGTAGGTATGTCGGGAGTGAAACTCGAAGCCAACTTTCACATCATTACGGCACAAACTACTGCCATCAACAACATACGGCGCTGCGTACAAAAAGCCGGACTTGAAATAGAAAACCTCATCTTGGAACCAGTGGCCTCAAGCATGGCGGTGCTTGCTGACGAGGAAAAAGAAGCGGGCGTGGCTTTGGTCGATATCGGTGGGGGCACTACCGACCTCGCCGTTTTTTATGACGGCATCATCCGCCATACAGCCGTGATTCCTTTTGGTGGAGCCATCATTACCGAAGACATTCGCCAAGGCTGCAATGTAATGCGAAACCAAGCCGAGTTGTTGAAGATACGCTTCGGCAAAGCCATCTCGGAAGAAGCCAGCGAAAACGAGGTAGTATCGATTCCCGGCATTCGCAACCGCGCCCCCAAAGAGATTTCAGTGAAAAATCTGGCACTCATCATCGAAGCGCGCATGAGCGAAATTATTGCTTTGGTGCATCAACAAATACTAAAATCCGGCTTTGAACACCTGCCTGCCGGCATTGTGATTACCGGAGGCGGCTCCATGCTGGCATACTGTTCCGAGTTGTTTACTTACCTCACAGGCATGGAGGTACGTGTAGGTTATCCAACCGAACACCTGAGCAAACACAATATAGAACTAGTAAAGAATCCCATGTATGCCACTACTGTGGGCTTAGTACTTGCCAGCTTCCAAGCCCTCGACTACCGCGAGGAGAGCTATCAACTCTACTCACAAGCTCATGATAAAAATAGCCTGCGTACAAGCAACAAAAAGGAAGAAAGCAGCAGTAAGAAGAAAAGCAATGATTTCTTTAAGAAGTTGTTAGAAAAAACCAAGGGCTTACTTTTGGATGACTTCGATGAAAATGACACTTTCTAA
- the ftsZ gene encoding cell division protein FtsZ, whose product MSYKFNIGGQEKSIIKVIGVGGGGCNAVNHMYNRGIKDVEFVICNTDKQSLQASPIPTKLQIGSHLTEGLGAGANPERGREAALESKEEIRDLLSDGTKMVFITAGMGGGTGTGAAPVIAQIARDLDILTVAIVTFPFSFEGRVKRERAAAGIAELKKYCDTVLVISNDKLREIYGNLPISEAYAQADNILATAAKSIAELITTHLYINIDFEDVKTVMRNAGTAVMGSAKAEGKDRALKAVAQALTSPLLDNKDIRGAKRILLSVMSGDKNELRMDEFDEITRYVEEMVGDQVEYNIFGTGIDPSLGDSLRVTIVATGFGKEENPSQQEAEEQKKIVDLETGKIIGTVNEQDIVEQTKETRTFILSNFDSSATKEQAAKAEPEVHVENKGQENSPAVEQKPVPKEGEKIVHSLDELPIEDEEDGYDEELRREQERQAKQERYSREMKERLERYRKLKELSNLEGNTSEDISEKLDTPAYLRFNIPLKETPPASKKNISRYNLDENNQILGNNKFFHDKPD is encoded by the coding sequence ATGTCATACAAGTTTAATATAGGCGGACAAGAGAAGTCAATCATAAAGGTGATTGGTGTGGGGGGCGGTGGTTGCAATGCCGTCAATCACATGTATAACCGGGGCATTAAAGATGTAGAATTCGTCATTTGCAATACAGACAAACAGTCATTGCAGGCAAGCCCCATTCCCACCAAATTGCAAATAGGCAGCCACCTCACCGAAGGGCTAGGGGCAGGTGCAAACCCCGAACGCGGGCGTGAAGCAGCACTTGAAAGCAAAGAAGAAATCAGAGATTTGCTCAGCGACGGCACCAAAATGGTATTTATCACCGCAGGCATGGGTGGAGGTACTGGTACAGGTGCCGCGCCTGTCATTGCTCAAATAGCCCGTGATTTAGATATTCTGACTGTAGCCATCGTTACTTTCCCCTTCTCTTTTGAAGGACGTGTGAAGCGCGAGCGCGCCGCTGCCGGCATTGCCGAGCTAAAAAAATATTGTGATACCGTGCTGGTCATTTCCAACGACAAACTGCGCGAAATATATGGCAACTTGCCCATCTCGGAAGCTTACGCCCAAGCCGACAACATATTGGCGACAGCCGCCAAAAGCATTGCCGAACTCATCACCACACACCTCTATATCAACATAGACTTTGAGGATGTGAAAACTGTCATGCGCAACGCGGGTACTGCGGTGATGGGCTCAGCCAAAGCCGAAGGCAAAGACCGCGCACTGAAAGCCGTAGCGCAGGCGCTCACTTCCCCCCTCTTGGACAACAAAGACATTCGCGGTGCCAAGCGCATTTTGCTTTCGGTGATGTCGGGCGATAAAAACGAACTGCGCATGGACGAGTTCGACGAAATCACCCGCTACGTAGAAGAGATGGTGGGCGACCAAGTCGAATACAACATCTTTGGTACGGGCATAGACCCCAGCTTGGGTGATAGCCTGCGCGTAACCATCGTTGCCACCGGCTTCGGTAAGGAAGAAAACCCATCACAGCAAGAAGCCGAAGAGCAAAAAAAAATCGTTGACTTAGAAACTGGGAAAATCATAGGCACTGTTAATGAGCAAGATATCGTAGAGCAGACCAAAGAAACGCGCACTTTTATCCTCAGCAATTTCGATTCCTCTGCTACTAAGGAGCAGGCTGCCAAGGCAGAACCGGAGGTGCATGTAGAGAACAAAGGGCAAGAAAACTCGCCCGCTGTCGAACAAAAGCCTGTACCCAAAGAGGGAGAAAAGATTGTGCACAGCTTGGATGAGCTTCCCATAGAAGACGAAGAAGATGGATACGATGAAGAGCTGCGTCGAGAGCAAGAGCGGCAAGCCAAACAAGAACGCTATTCCCGTGAAATGAAAGAACGCCTGGAACGATATCGCAAATTAAAGGAACTAAGCAACTTAGAAGGGAACACCTCAGAAGATATCTCCGAGAAGTTAGATACTCCGGCATATCTACGCTTTAATATACCCTTAAAAGAAACACCACCAGCTTCCAAGAAGAATATTTCCCGGTATAATTTGGACGAGAACAATCAGATTTTGGGAAACAATAAGTTCTTCCATGACAAACCCGACTGA
- a CDS encoding T9SS type A sorting domain-containing protein: MLRLSLLLCACLCGSRLFAQWVVVPYHHATNKPPTAAKMVLSLPFWDDFSYYDYRPQADGQHWVAPHVLVNNHLSIAPPSKGVATLDAFRNDGSTYNISAPTLKGYSDTLQSLAIDLSSYNAGSGLYLSFFWQAGGLGEAPDPEDFIVLQFMDNSGNWQEVWRQTGENIDTTTFTQTLIAIDQSHFLHANFRFQFIRYGRLTGTFDHWHLDYIYLNSGRNASDVYYRDITTINSPLRYFSDFSAIPLHHLNSSFATASKIGTRLRNLDNNFRALSYQCRVYDSQNNVLLSLPVTAIAPNAPLIFPGDDFRLEATPTLFTPPATPTTVRYCFEVNTSDDNTSIPPYDLRVNDTICGKTVLADYYAYDDGSFEYVAGINQRFGKLGVRFVLPDGLQAQLTAVDILFVPYKKSLTGQSFVLWIAKRLRKPGTEDNMLFQKAYPITYPSQYGQVVRFPVDIHATVIVSDTFYVGIQQTTDDFLAIAFDKHLDSREHIFANVFGVWEQNPDIRGSLFIRPVFSPNPVTSLPAPPPATLRLHPNPATEQVSIEGLQAPIRTYQLSDLQGRVLHCPLQGNRLDISHLPPGMYVLKLVLNNEQQHILKLIKQ, translated from the coding sequence ATGCTCCGTTTGAGCCTTTTGCTTTGTGCCTGTTTATGTGGTTCACGGCTATTTGCCCAATGGGTAGTGGTACCCTACCACCATGCCACCAACAAGCCGCCTACCGCCGCCAAGATGGTATTGTCTCTCCCTTTCTGGGACGACTTCTCGTATTATGATTATCGCCCACAAGCCGATGGGCAACACTGGGTTGCCCCACACGTGCTGGTAAACAACCACTTGAGCATAGCCCCACCAAGCAAAGGGGTAGCTACCCTCGATGCCTTCCGCAACGACGGCTCCACCTATAACATAAGTGCTCCTACCCTTAAAGGCTACTCCGATACCCTGCAAAGCCTTGCCATCGACCTAAGCAGCTACAACGCCGGCAGCGGGTTATACCTCAGCTTCTTCTGGCAAGCAGGGGGCTTGGGTGAAGCTCCTGACCCAGAAGACTTTATAGTATTGCAGTTCATGGACAATAGCGGCAACTGGCAAGAAGTATGGCGGCAAACCGGTGAAAATATCGATACCACCACCTTCACACAAACCCTGATAGCCATTGACCAAAGCCATTTTCTGCACGCTAACTTTCGCTTTCAATTCATCCGCTACGGCAGACTCACAGGCACCTTCGACCACTGGCACCTCGATTACATATATCTGAACAGCGGACGCAATGCCAGCGACGTGTACTACCGCGACATCACTACTATCAACTCTCCCCTGCGCTATTTTTCCGACTTCAGCGCTATTCCCCTGCACCACCTAAATAGTAGCTTTGCCACCGCCTCCAAAATAGGCACCCGTTTGCGTAATCTGGACAACAACTTTCGAGCACTAAGCTACCAATGCCGCGTGTATGACAGCCAAAACAATGTGCTGCTTTCGCTGCCTGTAACGGCAATAGCGCCTAATGCGCCGCTTATTTTTCCCGGCGACGACTTCCGTTTGGAAGCTACCCCAACTCTTTTTACACCCCCTGCCACCCCCACTACAGTACGCTATTGTTTTGAGGTGAACACCAGCGACGATAACACGAGTATTCCTCCCTATGACCTGCGCGTCAATGACACCATCTGTGGCAAAACCGTACTAGCGGATTACTATGCCTATGATGACGGCAGCTTTGAATATGTGGCAGGCATCAATCAGCGTTTTGGCAAATTGGGCGTTCGCTTTGTGCTGCCCGATGGCTTGCAGGCTCAACTCACAGCCGTCGATATTTTGTTTGTGCCCTACAAAAAAAGCCTGACAGGGCAAAGCTTTGTGCTTTGGATAGCTAAAAGGCTGCGCAAGCCCGGCACCGAAGATAATATGCTTTTTCAAAAAGCCTATCCCATAACATACCCTTCGCAGTATGGACAGGTAGTCCGCTTTCCCGTAGATATTCACGCAACAGTGATAGTCAGTGATACTTTTTACGTGGGCATACAACAAACCACCGATGATTTTTTGGCGATAGCCTTTGACAAACACTTGGATAGTCGAGAGCATATTTTTGCCAATGTGTTCGGTGTATGGGAGCAAAACCCGGATATACGGGGCAGTCTCTTTATTCGTCCGGTATTTTCGCCCAATCCTGTAACTTCATTGCCTGCGCCCCCCCCTGCTACACTGCGGTTACATCCCAACCCTGCCACCGAACAGGTAAGCATAGAGGGGCTTCAAGCGCCCATACGCACTTACCAGCTAAGCGACCTGCAAGGCAGGGTACTCCACTGCCCTCTTCAAGGCAATCGACTTGATATAAGCCATCTGCCGCCAGGGATGTACGTCTTAAAGCTGGTGCTGAACAACGAACAACAACACATTCTTAAACTTATCAAACAATAG
- a CDS encoding SixA phosphatase family protein, with the protein MKYLYIIRHAKSSWEEPLLPDFQRPLKKRGMRDAKFMGKWLKKNKHVPEVIVSSPAIRARQTAELLADAMNLPLTALHFDDSVYDAQLADLFSIVTRQEAKINAMALIGHNPALTDFANLLTQNVHLQNLPTCGIWAVQFRVKRWEDIQEDSGQFLFFEYPKKHYDK; encoded by the coding sequence ATGAAGTATCTGTACATTATCCGTCATGCAAAGTCTTCTTGGGAAGAGCCTCTTTTGCCCGACTTTCAGCGCCCTCTGAAAAAAAGAGGGATGCGCGATGCCAAATTTATGGGCAAGTGGTTGAAAAAAAACAAACATGTACCAGAAGTAATCGTAAGCAGTCCGGCAATACGTGCCCGCCAGACCGCCGAACTACTTGCCGACGCCATGAACCTTCCCCTTACAGCCCTGCACTTCGACGATTCGGTCTATGATGCCCAACTTGCTGATTTGTTTAGCATTGTTACTCGCCAAGAAGCTAAAATCAACGCTATGGCTCTCATAGGGCACAATCCTGCATTGACCGATTTTGCTAATCTGCTTACACAAAATGTGCACCTGCAAAACCTACCCACTTGTGGCATTTGGGCAGTGCAATTCAGAGTAAAACGCTGGGAAGATATACAAGAAGACAGCGGGCAATTTTTGTTTTTTGAGTACCCAAAAAAGCACTACGATAAATAG